GGAACGGAATCGGTACTCGTGGCGAAAAGATATAGCACTATTTGATTTACCACTCGATTCGTCTGCCACTCCCGCTGATCGAGGGTAGCTCGAGGGAGCCCGACCGGTCCACTCGAACCACAGCAGAAAAACCACAAGCTCTGAAATCGATCATACCAGGGCTCTCAAATCGTACGTCCGGCCGTGTGCAAGGCGAACAATTATTTGTACGGCCGCTAAAGCCGCCGTATGCGACTTTTATATCTGTGGCAATCACAAATTACAAAAGTACCTCTGTAATCTATCGTATCGATTACGTACATAATACATCCTACAAAATGTCTCTCGGTCCCGGTACTACCGCCGATTCACACACGTTCTATCTGTGATGTTTCGGCCTTCCGACAATGAGGTGAGGCGGTGTGCCGGAACCTCGCGCTGGTTCGTTCCGAATCTGAACCCTAGTCTCCGGGGACGACGAGGATCCGAACGTTTTTCGTCTCCTGACGACTATACGAACGTAGTGACCGATCGTTCCAGTTCGACTGATTCGGAGGCGGTGTGTACGTGCAAGCTCGGGCGGGTCGCGACGCAGTACGAGCTCGCGGGTCTCAACGACGACCTGGTCGCCTACTGGACTGGGGACGGAGACGACCAGCGCAGCACGCGCGAGCTCGCGACGTACGTCAATCACCGCGTGCTCGAGGCGGCGCTCGAGGAGGCGGACATCCCGCCCAAAGAGGGAGAGGTCGAGAACACCTATCGACTGTTGACCGACGACGACGTCAGTAGCGGGACCCGGGTTCAGACCCGAAACGAGCTCCAGCGGGACGGCGTTCCGATCGACCGAGTCGAGTCGGATTTCGTCTCCCACCAGACGGTCTACAACCACCTTACCGACTGTCTCGGTGCGAAACTCGAGACGCCGAGCGATGAAGAACGGCTGGAGAGAAGCAGCGAAAAGCTCGGTGCGTTACAGAATCGGACTGCGGCCGTTACGGCGGACACCGTCGCCCAACTCGAGCGCAACGAGGTCGTCGCCATCGGCGACTTCGACGTCACCGTCTCGGTTACGGTGACCTGTGAGGACTGCCTGCAGGAGTACACCATCAGGGAACTCCTCGAGAACCGGGCGTGTGATTGTCACGCGTCGGACGCGGACGGCGCATAATCCGCTCTGTCGTCGAAACCCGGAACCGGCAAATTCTCACGAGTGGCTGAAGTGGGAATATCTATATGTGTGGGGACAGTACACCGGTGCATGGAACCTGGACTGGATACGAAACAACGAGACATTCCGGGGGCGGCCACCCTTTCGGTCGATAACATCGGGGGTATCGACGAAACGGAGGTTACGTTTCACCGCGGGGTGACGGTGCTCTCCGGTCGCAACGCGACCAACCGAACATCGCTGCTGCAGGCGATCATGGCGGCGCTCGGAAGCGAGCAAGCGAGTCTCAAAGCCGACGCCGACGAGGGCCACGCGGTCCTCGAGTTCGGCGACGAGACGTACCGGCGGACGCTCGAACGACGGGGCGGAACGATCGTTACCGACGGCGATCCGTATCTCGACGATCCGGAACTCGCCGATCTGTTCGCGTTCCTGCTCGAAACCAACGAAGCGCGACAGGCCGTCGCCCGCGGCGACGACCTCCGCGAACTGATCATGCGGCCGGTCGACACCGACGCGATCAAGGCCGAAATCGAGCAGTACGAACAGCAGAAACGCGAGCTCGACGAGCGGCTGTCCGAACTCGACGATCTCGAGAACCGGCTGCCCGACCTCGAGGCGAAACGGACGCGTCTCGCCGACGAGATCGAGTCGCTTCAAGAGGACCTCGAAGAGGCCCGCGAAGAACTCGAAGAGACGAACGTCGACGTCGAACAGCGTCGAGAGGAAGAGTCCGAACTCGAGGAGAAACTCGCGGAGCTTCGCGACACTCGCTCGGAGCTCGAAACCGTCCGCGACCGCATCGAGACCGAACGCGAGAGTATCGAGGCTCTCGAGGACGAACGCGACGAGGTCGAGGAACGTCTCGAGTCGCTCTCGTCGGGCGACGAGACGGAGGTCAGCCGCCTCGAAGCCGAAATCGACACCCTCCAGACGAAGAAGGCGGAACTCTCCGACGAGATCTCGCAGCTACAGAGTACGATCCAGTTCAACGAGCAACTGCTCGACGAACAGGAATCGGTCCTTCCGGACGCCGCCACTGAGGACGATGACGGCCCGGTTACGGATCAGTTGCTCGCGGACTCGGAGTCGGTCACCTGCTGGACCTGCGGCTCGTCGGTTCCCCGCGACCAGATCGAGACGACGATCGAACAGCTCCGGTCCGTCCGACAGGAGCGCATCGAAGAGCGCTCCGAGATCAGCTCCGAACTCGACGAGCGCCGGGAGACGCTCTCGGAGATCAACGAGAACAAGACCGAGTACCGGCAGACTCAGCGTCGCCTCGACTCGATCGACGACGAACTCGACCGGCGACAGGGCCGGCTCGACGATCTGATCGACGACCGCGAGGCCCTCACCGAGGAGATCGACGATCTCGAGACGACGATCGACGACCTCGAGACCGACGACTACAGCGGCGTCCTCGACCAGCACAAGGAAGTCAACCAGCTCGAGTTCGAACTCGAACGCAAGGAGCGCGAGCGCGAGGAGATCGACGACGAGATCGACGAGATCGAACAGCGCCTCGACGACCGCGGCAATCTCCAGGAGCGTCGCGAAGACATCACCGACGAGCTGACGGATCTCCGGACGCGCATCGATCAGATCGAGGCCGACGCCGTCGAGGGTTCAACGAACACATGGAGAACCTCCTCGAGGCGCTGGGTTACGATAACCTCGACCGAATCTGGATCGACCGGACGCGCCGCGAGGTCCGCGAGGGTCGCCGGAAGGTCGAGCGATCGTCGTTCGACCTCAAAATCGTCCGCAGTACCGACGAGGGCGCGGCCTACGAGGACACGATCGGGCACCTGAGCGAGAGCGAACGAGAGGTGACCGGTCTCGTGTTCGCGCTCGCGGGCTATCTCGTCCACGACGTCTACGAGACGGTCCCGTTCATGCTGCTCGACTCCCTCGAGGCGATCGACTCCGAACGGATCGCCAAGGTCATCGAGTACTTCGAGTCCTACGTGCCGTATCTCGTCGTGGCGCTGCTGGACGAGGACGCGCAGGCCGTCGACGTCGAGCACGAGGTCGTCTCGGACATCTAATCGCGGCGACGCAGTCGTCGAATTTCTTTCAGTCGGCATCCACGCAGCCGATAGCAGTCCGTGTCTCGCCTCCATAAATCACATATCGCGATATAGAATGGCGTCATTCGAACTGATAGAGTGGTCGACGGTGAGCGAGAGCCCTAAATCGCTGGACGACTCCACGCTGGCGTCTCGTGGATCGTTCCTCGGATGCGGACGTGGCGGGTTGCTCTCGTCGCCTCGAGCAGGAGCGCACCAATTACCATCCTACTGTACTATTTTTTAATCCGAGATTTCCGATCGCTGTCGGAGTGATCTGACCAGTACAGATAATTCCGAAGGACAATCTATCCACAGTACTCGCGAATATCGTGCCCATATCGGACGTATTCTAACCCAATATCCGGATCTGGACGAATGAAATCGAAATAATCAAAGATATCGTTGCAATCCAATCGGTGATAACCGATATACCCAATAACAGGCGGAAAACGCTGTCCCGAGAGCAAATCGATTCGGTCATTCGATCGGATCGGCCAAATGAAACATGAACGATAACAGAGTATTTGTGAGAGTTATAATTATATAGACATACGAGAGGAGACCCTCGAGCAGGAGAAGAAAGAGCACGTTCGGCGGCTGCAATGAAGAACGAGCGTCGCTCGCTGTCCGGGAGAGCGTCGTTTCGAGCGAACTGACGGACCGTCTCTCCGACAGCCCCGCCGAAACCGCCACAGCGGCCCGCTCGAGTCGGTCTCGAGCGATGAGGATATCTATACGCTTTTACGTGCCCGTTACGGAGACGATAGCATGCCCACGATGACGGACGATCACGTGCCGAGAGGCGGTGACACCGATGGGTGACGAACCGACGCCACCGGGCGACCTCGGCACCGAGGCCGACGGCGGCGTTCGTACCTACACCGTCCGCCTCGAGCTGGTCGACGAGCCCGGCGAGTTACTCGCTGCGCTGGCACCGATCGCCGAAAACGGCGGCAATCTCATGAGTATCCACCACGAGCGCGGCAACATCACGCCGCGGGGACACATTCCCGTCGAGGTCGACCTCGGCTGTCCGCCGGATCGGTTCGACGATATCGTCGCCGCACTCCGGGAAACCGGCGTCAACGTCATTCAGGCCGGCGCCGAACGCTACGGCGAGGAGATCAGCGTCGTGCTGGTCGGTCACCTCATCGAGACGGACCTCTCCGATACCCTGCTGGCGATCGAGAACGAGACGAGCGCCGCGGTCCTCGACCTGTCGCTGTCCGCACCGCAGGGAACCGGCGATATCTCGAGCGCCCGAGTGCGACTCGCGATCGACTCCGGGCGGTCCGAGGCGGTCTTCGAGACCATCCGATCGGTCAGCGAGGAGAAGGATCTCACCGTCGTCGAACCGCTGCTCGGAGGTGACGCCTGATGCGACTCGCGATTCTCGGTGCGGGCGACGTCGGGCGATCGGTCGCCGACCTCGCCGGCGAGTACGGTCACGAGGTCGTCGCCCTCGCCGACTCGACGAACGCCGTCATCGACGACGACGGTATCGACGTCGAGGGCGCCCTCCAGCGCAAACGCAGCGGCGAACCCGTCGGCGTCGACGACCCCGACGACGTCTTCGAGGGCGAGTACGACGTCCTCGTGGAGGCGACGCCGACGACGCTCGGCGACGCCGAACCCGGATTCTCCCACGTCGAACGCGCCCTCGAGGCCGACCGCCACGTCGTGTTGGCCAACAAGGGGCCCGTCGCCGAACGGTACGAGGAGGTGCGGGCTCTCGAGGCCGACAGCGAAGGGTCGGTGCGATTCGAGGCGACCGTCGGCGGCGCGATTCCCGCGCTTTCGACGGTCGAAGACTGCATGCCGGAGAACGTCACGGCGGTCCGCGGCGTGCTCAACGGCACCGCGAACTTCATCCTGACGCGGATGGCCGCCGAGGGCCTGGACTACGAGCACGTCCTCGCGGAAGCCCAGGATCTGGGCGTCGCCGAGGCCGATCCCACCTTCGACGTCGACGGCACCGACGCCGCACTCAAATTCGTCATCCTCGCGAACGTCCTTTCCGACGGCGGCTTCGCTCTCGAGGACGCGGAGGTCGAGGGAATCCAGAACATTCCGGGTAGCGCGCTGAATCTGGCCGCCGAAGACGGCCGAACGATTCGACTGATCGGCGAAGCCACCCGCGAGGGCGTCCGCGTCGGGCCGCGACTCGTTCCCGAGAACGGTCCCCTCGCCGTTACCGGCACCCGGAACATCATTCAGATCGAAACCCGCAACGCCGGTTCCTTACACTCCAG
This portion of the Haloterrigena gelatinilytica genome encodes:
- a CDS encoding homoserine dehydrogenase, producing MRLAILGAGDVGRSVADLAGEYGHEVVALADSTNAVIDDDGIDVEGALQRKRSGEPVGVDDPDDVFEGEYDVLVEATPTTLGDAEPGFSHVERALEADRHVVLANKGPVAERYEEVRALEADSEGSVRFEATVGGAIPALSTVEDCMPENVTAVRGVLNGTANFILTRMAAEGLDYEHVLAEAQDLGVAEADPTFDVDGTDAALKFVILANVLSDGGFALEDAEVEGIQNIPGSALNLAAEDGRTIRLIGEATREGVRVGPRLVPENGPLAVTGTRNIIQIETRNAGSLHSSGRGAGGPETATAVLSDVNRLADH
- a CDS encoding amino acid-binding protein — protein: MGDEPTPPGDLGTEADGGVRTYTVRLELVDEPGELLAALAPIAENGGNLMSIHHERGNITPRGHIPVEVDLGCPPDRFDDIVAALRETGVNVIQAGAERYGEEISVVLVGHLIETDLSDTLLAIENETSAAVLDLSLSAPQGTGDISSARVRLAIDSGRSEAVFETIRSVSEEKDLTVVEPLLGGDA
- the rdfA gene encoding rod-determining factor RdfA, giving the protein MTDRSSSTDSEAVCTCKLGRVATQYELAGLNDDLVAYWTGDGDDQRSTRELATYVNHRVLEAALEEADIPPKEGEVENTYRLLTDDDVSSGTRVQTRNELQRDGVPIDRVESDFVSHQTVYNHLTDCLGAKLETPSDEERLERSSEKLGALQNRTAAVTADTVAQLERNEVVAIGDFDVTVSVTVTCEDCLQEYTIRELLENRACDCHASDADGA